In a genomic window of Demequina muriae:
- a CDS encoding RecQ family ATP-dependent DNA helicase: MASHPAPPSASETEPATASAGSTELRAEGEAALRALVGRDDAALRDDQWRAIEALVDRHARALVVQRTGWGKSAVYFVATMLLRARGAGPTIIVSPLLALMRDQIQAASRAGIRAATVNSANVTEWDQVHASIAAGEIDVLLCSPERLNNPQFRDEVLPRLAADAGLVVIDEAHCISDWGHDFRPDYRRIRTLLSELPDGIPVLATTATANSRVTADVAEQLGVRRADAEAGGLDRHDDVLVLRGALDRESLHLGVVQLPDPAARVAWLASALREIDGSGIIYCLTVSAAEEVASQLRAAGHTVGAYTGRTDPAEREQLEEDLKSNRVKALVATSALGMGFDKPDLAFVIHLGAPSSPIAYYQQVGRAGRGVDRALVVLLPGTEDRAIWEWFGSQAFPPEDQVRAALGALGTAQPTSVAALETQVDLRRGRLESMLKVLDVDGAVRRVKGGWMATGEEWAYDADRYARVAETRAAEQGTMLEYERLETCRMAFLRRVLDDPDLTEEWRCGRCDVCGGVDLPAVPDGSAVEAARDGMDRVGVEIVPRRQWPSGMDALGVDLRGKIPADEQAAAGRAIARLDGLGWSGALRDLFESRDESGAPVDGETPPPLREAAVRTLEDWKELWGGVTGPSPSLAVHGVVSVRSATRPQLMDHLGPGLARYLKVPFVGSLGPASSRPEPDRHDVNSAQRLASVSRRLTLELEDAALEGLRGKSVLLVDDYTDSGWTLTVASRLLLRAGAAAVHPFVLGVR; the protein is encoded by the coding sequence ATGGCTTCTCACCCCGCTCCTCCGTCCGCGTCCGAGACCGAGCCGGCCACCGCATCGGCCGGGTCCACCGAGCTGCGGGCCGAGGGCGAGGCCGCGCTGCGGGCGCTGGTGGGCCGCGACGACGCCGCGCTGCGAGACGACCAGTGGCGAGCGATCGAGGCACTCGTCGACCGGCACGCGAGGGCGCTCGTGGTGCAACGGACCGGCTGGGGCAAGTCCGCCGTGTACTTCGTGGCGACGATGCTGCTGCGTGCGCGGGGCGCGGGGCCGACCATCATCGTGTCGCCGCTGCTGGCACTCATGCGCGACCAGATCCAGGCGGCGTCGCGGGCCGGGATCCGGGCCGCCACGGTGAACTCCGCGAACGTGACCGAGTGGGACCAGGTGCATGCGTCGATCGCGGCCGGCGAGATCGACGTGCTGCTGTGCTCGCCGGAGCGCCTCAACAATCCGCAGTTCCGCGACGAGGTGCTGCCCAGGCTTGCGGCCGATGCGGGACTCGTCGTCATCGACGAGGCGCACTGCATCTCGGACTGGGGACACGACTTCCGGCCCGACTATCGCCGCATCCGCACCCTGCTCTCGGAGCTGCCGGACGGCATCCCCGTGCTCGCGACCACGGCGACCGCGAACTCCCGAGTGACGGCCGACGTCGCGGAGCAGTTGGGCGTGCGCCGGGCGGACGCGGAGGCGGGCGGCCTGGATCGGCACGACGACGTGCTGGTGCTGCGAGGGGCGCTGGATCGCGAGTCGCTGCACCTGGGTGTGGTGCAGCTGCCGGATCCCGCTGCGCGCGTGGCGTGGCTCGCATCGGCGCTGCGCGAGATCGACGGCTCCGGGATCATCTACTGCCTGACGGTGTCGGCGGCCGAGGAGGTGGCGTCCCAGCTGCGCGCCGCGGGCCACACCGTGGGCGCGTACACGGGTCGCACCGACCCGGCCGAGCGCGAACAGCTCGAGGAGGACCTCAAGTCCAACCGCGTGAAGGCACTGGTGGCGACGTCCGCTCTCGGCATGGGCTTCGACAAGCCGGATCTGGCGTTCGTGATCCACCTGGGGGCGCCGTCGTCCCCCATCGCCTACTACCAGCAGGTGGGACGCGCGGGCCGTGGCGTGGATCGCGCGCTCGTGGTGTTGCTGCCTGGCACGGAGGATCGCGCCATCTGGGAGTGGTTCGGCTCGCAGGCGTTCCCGCCCGAGGACCAGGTGCGGGCAGCGCTTGGCGCTTTGGGGACGGCGCAGCCCACGTCGGTCGCGGCCCTCGAGACGCAGGTGGACCTGCGGCGCGGCCGCCTCGAGTCGATGCTCAAGGTGCTCGACGTCGACGGAGCGGTGCGGCGCGTCAAGGGCGGCTGGATGGCCACCGGCGAGGAGTGGGCGTACGACGCCGACCGCTATGCCCGGGTCGCCGAGACTCGCGCCGCTGAGCAGGGCACCATGCTCGAGTACGAGCGGCTGGAGACGTGCCGCATGGCGTTCCTGCGCCGCGTGCTCGACGACCCGGACCTGACCGAGGAGTGGCGCTGCGGGCGCTGCGACGTGTGCGGCGGAGTGGACCTGCCCGCGGTGCCGGATGGCTCGGCCGTGGAGGCGGCGCGCGACGGGATGGACCGCGTGGGCGTGGAGATCGTGCCGCGTCGGCAGTGGCCGAGCGGCATGGATGCGCTCGGCGTGGACCTGCGAGGGAAGATCCCCGCGGACGAGCAGGCTGCGGCGGGCCGCGCGATCGCCCGCCTCGACGGGCTCGGGTGGTCGGGGGCGCTGCGAGACCTGTTCGAGTCGCGCGACGAGTCGGGTGCCCCCGTCGACGGCGAGACGCCCCCTCCCCTGCGCGAGGCGGCCGTGCGCACGCTCGAGGACTGGAAGGAGCTGTGGGGAGGCGTGACGGGGCCGTCGCCGTCGCTCGCGGTGCACGGCGTGGTGTCGGTGCGGTCGGCGACCAGGCCGCAGCTCATGGATCACCTGGGCCCGGGACTCGCGCGGTACTTGAAGGTGCCATTCGTAGGGTCCCTGGGCCCCGCGTCCTCGCGACCTGAGCCGGACAGGCACGACGTCAACTCGGCTCAGCGTCTCGCATCGGTGTCGCGACGCCTGACCCTCGAGCTCGAGGACGCCGCGCTCGAGGGGCTTCGCGGGAAGTCGGTGCTGCTGGTGGACGACTACACGGACTCCGGGTGGACGCTCACCGTCGCCTCACGGCTGCTCCTGCGCGCGGGGGCCGCCGCGGTCCACCCGTTCGTGCTGGGCGTCCGATGA
- the hisH gene encoding imidazole glycerol phosphate synthase subunit HisH: MTSPLVTVLDYGFGNVRSAVRAVEHVGARVSLTADRTIAEHSDGLIVPGVGAFEAVMNGLREVRGDQIIGRRLAGGRPVLGICVGMQVMFERGVEHGVETEGLDQWPGTVEKLQAPVVPNMGWATVEAPEGSVLFDGIADERFYFVHSYGARAFPLGTTEDTGRFQPPLVTWSEAGPAHAADRFVAAVENGALTATQFHPEKSGEAGLQLLRNWVASL, translated from the coding sequence GTGACCTCCCCCCTCGTGACCGTCCTCGACTACGGCTTCGGCAACGTGCGCTCCGCAGTGCGCGCGGTCGAGCACGTCGGCGCACGCGTGTCCCTGACGGCGGACCGCACGATCGCGGAGCACTCCGACGGACTCATCGTCCCTGGCGTGGGCGCGTTCGAGGCCGTCATGAACGGACTCCGCGAGGTGCGGGGCGACCAGATCATCGGCCGCAGGCTCGCGGGCGGGCGCCCCGTGCTGGGGATCTGCGTGGGCATGCAGGTGATGTTCGAGCGCGGCGTCGAGCACGGCGTGGAGACCGAGGGGCTCGACCAGTGGCCGGGCACCGTCGAGAAGCTGCAGGCCCCCGTGGTGCCCAACATGGGCTGGGCGACCGTCGAGGCGCCCGAGGGCTCCGTGCTGTTCGACGGCATCGCCGACGAGCGGTTCTACTTCGTCCACTCGTATGGCGCACGCGCGTTCCCGCTGGGGACGACCGAGGACACGGGCCGCTTCCAGCCGCCGCTCGTCACGTGGTCGGAGGCCGGACCGGCCCACGCTGCGGACAGGTTCGTCGCGGCCGTCGAGAACGGCGCGCTGACCGCCACGCAGTTCCACCCCGAGAAGTCCGGCGAGGCCGGCCTCCAGCTGCTGCGCAACTGGGTCGCGTCGCTCTAG
- a CDS encoding SseB family protein produces the protein MSDTGGAEPFKEIPESVFADDDGSADARLAQALIRYSHAKTPLTEVVDALAYARVLIPVMASGEQRVMGDYGVEKDEVASTGVVAVQMPDGRAALPVFTDVDAVKAWNEKARPIPAEGPRAALAAIAESWASLVINPGMETVVIPRPAVWALGQGLTWRPAVVDGQVSAEVRDAVTSAVTTDAALRGVEAVAGNGAEVAVVLRLTPGLTQPEVDDVVQRVQREIAHADVVAQRVDSLELRLATA, from the coding sequence ATGAGCGACACCGGTGGGGCCGAGCCTTTCAAGGAGATCCCGGAGTCCGTCTTCGCGGACGACGACGGCAGCGCCGATGCGCGCCTCGCCCAGGCGCTGATCCGCTACTCCCACGCGAAGACTCCGCTCACCGAGGTGGTGGACGCGCTGGCGTATGCACGCGTGCTCATCCCCGTGATGGCGAGCGGCGAGCAGCGCGTGATGGGCGACTACGGCGTGGAGAAGGACGAGGTCGCCTCCACCGGAGTCGTCGCGGTGCAGATGCCCGACGGCCGCGCCGCCCTGCCCGTCTTTACGGACGTCGATGCGGTCAAGGCATGGAACGAGAAGGCGCGTCCCATCCCCGCGGAGGGCCCGCGTGCGGCGCTGGCCGCGATCGCGGAGAGCTGGGCGAGCCTCGTCATCAACCCCGGCATGGAGACCGTGGTCATCCCGCGGCCGGCCGTGTGGGCACTGGGTCAGGGGCTGACCTGGCGACCCGCCGTCGTGGACGGTCAGGTGAGCGCAGAGGTGCGCGACGCCGTCACCAGCGCGGTGACCACGGATGCGGCCCTGCGTGGGGTCGAGGCGGTCGCGGGCAACGGGGCCGAGGTGGCCGTGGTGCTGCGGCTCACGCCGGGGCTCACGCAGCCCGAGGTCGACGACGTCGTCCAGCGCGTTCAGCGGGAGATCGCCCACGCGGACGTCGTGGCGCAGCGCGTCGACAGCCTCGAACTCCGGCTCGCGACGGCATAG
- the hisB gene encoding imidazoleglycerol-phosphate dehydratase HisB produces the protein MSRTGRIERATSESQVLVELDLDGSGATDIDTGVPFYDHMLTALGKHSLMDLTVKATGDVHIDSHHTVEDVAICIGEALKQALGDKAGISRFGDAMVPLDEALAQCVVDVSGRPYCVHIGEPVGQATHLIGGNFAGSLTGHVLESIAHHAGICVHMRVLAGRDPHHIVEAQFKALARALRAAVTADARVKGIPSTKGAL, from the coding sequence ATGAGCCGCACCGGACGCATCGAGCGCGCCACGAGCGAGTCGCAGGTGCTCGTCGAGCTCGACCTTGATGGCTCGGGCGCCACCGACATCGACACGGGCGTGCCGTTCTACGACCACATGCTGACCGCGCTGGGCAAGCACTCGCTGATGGACCTCACGGTCAAGGCGACGGGCGACGTCCACATCGACAGCCACCACACCGTCGAGGACGTCGCGATCTGCATCGGTGAGGCGCTCAAGCAGGCGCTGGGCGACAAGGCCGGCATCTCGCGGTTCGGCGATGCCATGGTGCCGCTCGACGAGGCGCTCGCGCAGTGCGTGGTCGACGTCTCGGGACGTCCGTACTGCGTGCACATCGGCGAGCCCGTGGGGCAGGCGACCCACCTGATCGGCGGCAACTTCGCAGGATCGCTCACGGGCCACGTGCTCGAGTCGATCGCTCACCACGCGGGCATCTGCGTGCACATGCGCGTGCTTGCTGGCCGCGACCCTCACCACATCGTCGAGGCGCAGTTCAAGGCGCTCGCGCGTGCGCTGCGCGCCGCGGTGACGGCCGATGCTCGGGTGAAGGGCATTCCCTCCACGAAGGGTGCGCTGTGA
- a CDS encoding cation transporter, translated as MTTAILTGARAATLRRRIRIIVSLTIAYNVVEAAVALVAGAAASSSALLGFGLDSVVEVASAAFVAWQFSAPDPRQRERITLRLIAGAFFALALVVTADATRALISGDAPGHSSVGIVLAALSLAIMPTVAWFERRTGRELGSATAVADARQLVICSYLSAALLVGLALNALLGWWWADPLAALVIAGFAVREGLEAWRGDGCATTSGALLHGQESCDCEDGCA; from the coding sequence ATGACCACCGCCATCCTCACCGGCGCCCGAGCGGCGACCCTGCGCCGACGCATCCGCATCATCGTGTCGCTCACCATCGCCTACAACGTGGTCGAGGCCGCCGTCGCCCTGGTGGCGGGCGCCGCGGCGTCCTCCAGCGCGCTGCTCGGGTTCGGACTGGACTCCGTGGTGGAGGTCGCCTCGGCGGCCTTTGTGGCGTGGCAATTCTCCGCGCCCGACCCGCGCCAGCGCGAGCGGATCACGCTGCGCCTGATCGCGGGGGCCTTCTTCGCGCTGGCCCTCGTCGTGACGGCCGATGCGACCCGTGCCCTGATCTCAGGCGACGCCCCGGGGCATTCGAGCGTAGGGATCGTGCTGGCAGCGCTTTCCCTCGCCATCATGCCCACCGTCGCGTGGTTCGAGCGTCGCACGGGTCGGGAGCTCGGCTCGGCCACCGCGGTCGCCGACGCCCGCCAGCTCGTGATCTGCTCCTACCTCTCGGCCGCGCTGCTCGTGGGCCTCGCGCTCAACGCCCTGCTCGGATGGTGGTGGGCGGATCCTCTGGCGGCGCTGGTCATCGCAGGCTTCGCCGTACGCGAGGGCCTCGAGGCCTGGCGCGGCGACGGATGCGCCACCACCTCGGGAGCGCTGTTGCACGGCCAGGAGTCCTGCGATTGCGAGGACGGCTGCGCGTGA
- a CDS encoding VOC family protein — translation MTIRRLENIGIVVEDLKAAVDFFQQLGLTLLGEATVEGDWVDRVVGLDQVRSEIAMLQTADGHGRLELMRFARPTAHPGEGAAPANTLGIRRIAFAVDDIDASVAGLTARGIALVGDVVTFQDAYRLCYVRGPEGIIVMLSEELVDPASGDRASDAPPPD, via the coding sequence ATGACGATTCGCCGCCTAGAGAACATCGGGATCGTGGTCGAGGACCTCAAGGCCGCTGTCGACTTCTTCCAGCAGCTGGGGCTCACGCTGCTGGGTGAGGCCACCGTCGAGGGCGACTGGGTGGACCGCGTGGTGGGTCTCGATCAGGTGCGCTCCGAGATCGCGATGCTGCAGACGGCCGACGGTCACGGACGGCTCGAACTCATGCGGTTCGCCCGACCCACGGCTCACCCGGGCGAGGGCGCCGCTCCGGCGAACACCCTCGGGATCCGCCGCATCGCGTTCGCCGTCGACGATATCGACGCGAGCGTGGCGGGGCTGACAGCGCGCGGCATAGCACTGGTCGGTGACGTCGTCACCTTCCAGGACGCGTACCGGCTCTGCTACGTGCGCGGCCCCGAGGGCATCATCGTGATGCTGTCGGAGGAACTCGTCGACCCCGCATCGGGCGATCGCGCCTCTGACGCGCCACCACCGGACTGA
- the priA gene encoding bifunctional 1-(5-phosphoribosyl)-5-((5-phosphoribosylamino)methylideneamino)imidazole-4-carboxamide isomerase/phosphoribosylanthranilate isomerase PriA, with protein MTDSPRLELLPAVDVADGQAVRLTQGEAGTETGYGDPLSAAQDWVNGGAEWIHLVDLDAAFGRGSNAELLERVVKSVDIKVEMSGGIRDDESLERALATGCARVNIGTAALENPEWTAAAIAKHGDRVAVGLDVRGTTLSGRGWTRDGGDLWDVLARLDREGCSRYVVTDVKKDGMLSGPNTGLLMDVCEATDAAVVASGGISSLEDIAALRAIVDRGVEGAIVGKALYNRNFTLPQALDVAGRP; from the coding sequence ATGACTGACTCCCCGCGCCTCGAGCTGCTGCCCGCCGTCGACGTCGCCGACGGCCAGGCCGTCCGCCTCACCCAGGGAGAGGCAGGCACGGAGACGGGTTACGGCGACCCGCTGTCCGCGGCGCAGGACTGGGTCAACGGCGGCGCCGAGTGGATCCACCTCGTGGACCTCGACGCAGCGTTCGGGCGTGGCTCCAACGCCGAGCTCCTCGAGCGCGTGGTGAAGTCCGTCGACATCAAGGTCGAGATGAGCGGTGGCATCCGCGACGACGAGTCGCTGGAGCGCGCGCTCGCGACCGGGTGCGCCCGCGTGAATATCGGCACTGCGGCGCTCGAGAACCCCGAGTGGACTGCCGCGGCGATCGCCAAGCACGGCGACCGCGTGGCCGTGGGGCTGGACGTGCGCGGCACCACGCTGTCCGGGCGCGGCTGGACCCGCGACGGCGGCGACCTGTGGGACGTGCTCGCGCGACTGGACCGCGAGGGCTGCAGCCGCTACGTCGTCACCGACGTCAAGAAGGACGGCATGCTGTCCGGTCCCAACACGGGCCTGCTGATGGACGTGTGCGAGGCGACCGATGCGGCGGTGGTCGCCTCCGGCGGCATCAGCTCTCTCGAGGACATCGCGGCGCTGCGGGCCATCGTGGACCGTGGCGTCGAGGGCGCGATCGTGGGCAAGGCGCTGTACAACCGCAACTTCACGCTGCCGCAGGCCCTGGACGTCGCCGGCCGCCCGTAG
- a CDS encoding CAP domain-containing protein, producing MSRAIMRRVRTWGSALTAAIAITVLAGGLAAPAGAATVSTSKAVPSIAQQTNTHRAVNSRSALTNATRLNEVAQAWARQLAASGSLRHNPQYSSQIPSGWRSAGENIAYNCDASPVTRMMSQWKTSAGHNRNMLNSAFTHLGVGWATDARGCSWGVQVFAGYPSTVRLAAASSSLKTITVAPKPTIAGAAQVGRKLTARPGTWTSSVTLSYQWRRDGRNITGATRSTYMVTPADAGHRITLKVTGKRAGYATRAQYSPPVGPIRKGEIRVTGAKVSTATSVGSVLRVSTPTVAPTSATRTIQWQRNGVPIPGARGSAYRLTRADIGARVTAKVAFRASGYESTFMWFHRYPRG from the coding sequence GTGAGCAGAGCGATCATGAGGCGCGTGCGGACGTGGGGGTCGGCGCTGACAGCGGCGATCGCGATCACGGTGCTTGCGGGAGGACTCGCGGCTCCGGCGGGCGCGGCCACGGTGAGCACGTCGAAGGCGGTTCCCTCGATCGCCCAGCAGACCAACACGCACCGGGCCGTGAACAGCCGCTCCGCTCTCACCAACGCGACCAGGCTCAACGAGGTCGCCCAGGCGTGGGCCAGGCAGCTGGCGGCGTCGGGATCGCTGAGGCACAACCCGCAGTACTCGTCGCAGATCCCGAGCGGTTGGCGCAGCGCGGGCGAGAACATCGCTTACAACTGCGACGCTTCGCCCGTGACCCGCATGATGTCGCAGTGGAAGACGTCGGCCGGCCACAACCGGAACATGCTGAACTCCGCCTTCACGCACCTCGGCGTCGGGTGGGCCACTGACGCGCGCGGCTGTTCGTGGGGCGTGCAGGTCTTCGCGGGCTACCCGTCCACGGTGCGGCTCGCCGCAGCGAGCTCCTCGCTCAAGACGATCACCGTCGCCCCCAAGCCCACCATCGCGGGCGCGGCGCAGGTGGGACGGAAGCTCACCGCGAGGCCGGGGACGTGGACCTCCTCGGTGACGCTCAGCTATCAGTGGCGCCGCGACGGCAGGAACATCACGGGTGCCACCCGCTCCACGTACATGGTGACTCCTGCGGACGCTGGGCACCGGATCACCCTGAAGGTCACGGGAAAGCGCGCCGGCTACGCCACGCGCGCGCAGTACTCGCCTCCCGTGGGACCGATCCGCAAGGGCGAGATCAGGGTCACCGGCGCGAAGGTCTCCACGGCGACATCCGTCGGTTCCGTCCTCAGAGTGAGCACGCCCACCGTCGCGCCGACGTCCGCGACGCGCACGATCCAGTGGCAGCGGAACGGAGTGCCGATCCCGGGCGCGAGGGGGTCGGCATACAGGCTCACCCGTGCCGACATCGGCGCGCGCGTGACAGCGAAGGTCGCGTTCCGTGCGTCCGGGTATGAGTCCACGTTCATGTGGTTTCACCGCTACCCGCGCGGGTAG
- a CDS encoding ArsR/SmtB family transcription factor — translation MTVSTEAARASAPAPASALTTATPRTATPTHTAALAHLGHALSDATRSAILLSLRGGAKCPADLAAEQGVSRQSMSNHLTTLRSCGLVVAEKSGRHAHYSLAHTDVAAALDAMLGLALALDPDCCSGQECTC, via the coding sequence ATGACAGTTTCGACCGAGGCCGCGCGCGCATCGGCCCCCGCCCCCGCATCGGCCCTCACCACTGCGACACCGCGCACGGCGACGCCCACGCACACCGCCGCGCTCGCCCACCTGGGCCACGCGCTGTCCGACGCGACGCGATCCGCGATCCTGCTCTCCCTCAGGGGAGGCGCGAAGTGCCCGGCGGACCTCGCCGCCGAGCAGGGCGTGAGCCGCCAGTCGATGTCGAATCACCTCACGACGTTGCGCAGCTGCGGGCTGGTGGTGGCCGAGAAGTCGGGCCGTCACGCGCACTACTCGCTGGCGCACACGGACGTGGCCGCCGCGCTCGACGCGATGCTCGGCCTCGCGCTCGCGCTTGACCCGGACTGCTGCTCTGGACAGGAGTGCACCTGCTGA
- the hisD gene encoding histidinol dehydrogenase, translating into MLSRIDLRDRDLTARELLAIVPRADVNVADARAVVEPILHAVRERGLDAIRELGERFDGVNPEFLRVPAERIEAAVATQDDAVLDALREAIARVRTFHEATVPPPVSVEVAPGATVSQRWIPVGRVGLYVPGGLAVYPSSVVMNVVAAQAAGVESIAVTTPPQKAFGGEPHPTILAACALLGVDEVYAVGGAQAIGMLAYGVDGLCDPVDVITGPGNVYVAAAKRAVNGVVGIDSEAGPTEIAIIADDSADADFVAADLLSQAEHDPMAGSVLITDSEDLAERVEQALQRRADATKHLARAKEALTGRQSAVILTTGIDQSVQAADAYGAEHLEIHTRDAAAVAERIRNAGAIFVGPHSPVSLGDYIAGSNHVLPTGGTARFASGLNTASFLKAVSTIHYTADALAAVGDSAVALANAEDLPAHGEAIRARFEG; encoded by the coding sequence GTGCTGAGCCGAATCGACCTGCGTGACCGTGACCTGACTGCTCGCGAGCTGCTCGCGATCGTCCCCCGAGCCGACGTCAACGTCGCCGATGCGCGCGCCGTCGTCGAGCCGATCCTCCACGCCGTGCGCGAGCGCGGTCTCGACGCGATTCGAGAGCTCGGCGAGCGCTTCGATGGCGTCAACCCCGAGTTTCTGCGCGTTCCCGCCGAGCGCATCGAGGCTGCCGTCGCGACTCAGGACGATGCCGTGCTCGACGCGCTGCGCGAGGCGATCGCCAGGGTGCGGACGTTCCATGAGGCGACCGTGCCGCCGCCAGTCTCGGTCGAGGTGGCTCCCGGAGCGACGGTGTCGCAGCGGTGGATCCCCGTGGGACGCGTGGGGCTGTATGTCCCCGGCGGCCTCGCGGTGTACCCCAGCTCGGTCGTGATGAACGTGGTCGCCGCCCAGGCAGCTGGCGTCGAGTCCATCGCGGTCACGACTCCTCCGCAGAAGGCGTTCGGCGGCGAACCGCACCCGACGATTCTTGCGGCGTGCGCACTCCTGGGCGTGGACGAGGTCTACGCGGTGGGCGGCGCCCAGGCCATCGGCATGCTCGCGTACGGCGTCGACGGACTGTGCGACCCGGTGGACGTCATCACGGGCCCGGGCAACGTCTATGTCGCGGCTGCCAAGCGGGCGGTGAACGGCGTGGTGGGCATCGACTCCGAGGCCGGCCCCACGGAGATCGCGATCATCGCCGACGACAGCGCGGACGCCGACTTCGTGGCCGCCGACCTCCTCAGCCAGGCCGAGCACGACCCCATGGCCGGCTCCGTGCTCATCACGGATTCCGAGGACCTGGCCGAGCGGGTCGAGCAGGCGCTACAGCGAAGGGCCGATGCGACTAAGCACCTCGCGCGCGCCAAGGAGGCCCTCACGGGTCGTCAGAGCGCGGTCATCCTCACGACCGGCATCGACCAGTCGGTGCAGGCCGCGGATGCCTACGGCGCCGAGCACCTCGAGATTCACACCCGGGATGCGGCGGCGGTGGCGGAGCGCATCCGCAACGCCGGCGCGATCTTCGTGGGACCCCACAGCCCCGTGTCATTGGGCGACTACATCGCGGGGTCGAACCACGTGCTGCCCACCGGCGGCACGGCGCGCTTCGCCAGCGGGCTCAACACCGCGAGCTTCCTCAAGGCCGTCTCGACCATCCACTACACGGCCGATGCGCTCGCAGCGGTGGGGGACAGTGCGGTCGCGCTCGCGAACGCCGAGGACCTTCCGGCTCACGGCGAGGCGATCCGGGCGCGGTTCGAGGGCTGA
- a CDS encoding histidinol-phosphate transaminase, translated as MTLPLRPELIGLEPYGAPQLDVTARLNVNENPYAPPPSVVDAIAQAVRKAAEGLNRYPDRDFTALRADLAHYLEVESNVDFVEVRNIWAANGSNEVMLHLHQAFGGPGRRVLSFAPTYSMYPEYARDTVTDYVTLPRRDDFTLDIAAAQAAIREMGPSLVLVASPNNPTGTALSLDDVHGLMAAADDVEGGCVVVIDEAYAEFRRAGVPSAATIIPEHQNLAVSRTMSKAFALAGGRLGYLVAHEPVIDALRVVRLPYHLSAVTQATARAALAHHRELQAQVDEIRAERDDTVAWLTDQGYTVAETDANFALFGPFEDRERVFEGLLERGVLIRVTGPEGWLRVSIGTPQEMALFRSALLEVTA; from the coding sequence ATGACTCTGCCCCTGCGCCCGGAACTGATCGGGCTGGAGCCATACGGCGCCCCTCAGCTGGACGTGACCGCACGCCTCAACGTCAACGAGAACCCGTACGCGCCACCGCCCAGCGTCGTCGACGCGATCGCCCAGGCCGTCCGCAAGGCCGCCGAGGGTCTCAACCGCTACCCGGACCGCGACTTCACCGCGCTGCGCGCCGACCTCGCGCACTACCTCGAGGTCGAGAGCAACGTCGACTTCGTCGAGGTGCGCAACATCTGGGCCGCGAACGGCTCGAACGAGGTCATGCTGCACCTGCACCAGGCCTTCGGTGGGCCCGGTCGGCGGGTGCTGAGCTTCGCTCCGACGTACTCGATGTACCCGGAGTATGCGCGCGACACCGTCACGGACTACGTGACGCTGCCGCGCCGCGACGACTTCACGCTGGACATCGCCGCCGCTCAGGCCGCGATCCGCGAGATGGGGCCCAGCCTGGTGCTGGTCGCGAGCCCGAACAACCCCACCGGCACCGCGCTGAGCCTCGACGACGTGCACGGGCTCATGGCCGCGGCTGACGACGTCGAAGGCGGCTGCGTGGTGGTGATCGACGAGGCATACGCGGAGTTCCGACGCGCGGGCGTGCCGAGCGCCGCCACGATCATCCCGGAGCACCAGAACCTCGCGGTGAGTCGCACGATGTCCAAGGCCTTCGCGCTCGCGGGCGGGCGCCTGGGCTACCTGGTGGCCCACGAGCCCGTGATCGATGCCCTGCGCGTGGTGCGGCTGCCGTACCACCTCAGCGCCGTCACGCAGGCGACTGCCCGCGCCGCGCTGGCCCACCACCGTGAGCTGCAGGCGCAGGTGGACGAGATTCGAGCCGAGCGCGATGACACCGTCGCGTGGCTCACCGATCAGGGCTATACGGTGGCGGAGACGGACGCGAACTTCGCGCTCTTCGGCCCGTTCGAGGATCGGGAACGAGTGTTCGAGGGGCTGCTCGAGCGCGGCGTGCTGATCCGCGTCACGGGTCCCGAAGGTTGGCTGCGGGTGTCGATCGGCACTCCGCAGGAGATGGCGCTGTTCCGCAGCGCGCTACTGGAGGTCACCGCATGA